A genomic region of Gemmata massiliana contains the following coding sequences:
- a CDS encoding PAS domain S-box protein codes for MAKELDRGVLTGIWLLAALVVINAGVSYWNTRKVHDDARQVAHTQEVLTALGAVRASACDIEAAQRTFILTGADRDRAAFQNAEGQTRAKLTRLTELTADNPDQQARIAALGAHVDRAVDRLSATVAVRDARGLEAAREIVAQGESRQLLDDADRTANEIETAEQTLLRERAIETERAYLHARLFGAASAVFGLTAVGMFVWLLRHGTRAREAAAAKVWEQREWLRTTLASIGDAVIATDPAGNITFLNSVAETLTDWHNGTAVGRPLTEVFRIVNESTRVPVENPALRALKSGTIVGLANHTILIAKDGTEYPIDDSAAPIRTPDGRVVGAVLVFRDITERKREEGERERLAETLRLAVAAADLGTWDWEPKTDRVTLSERTIEIIGAAPGPNHTREWMRRVIHPDHRDRARNEAARAVSTRADYDIEYPLERDASVWISARGRGVYDESGELVRMLGVVQDITTQKNTESALRESANQQQFLAELATTTQSIPGASEVMAATARLLAEYLNADRCAYAEVADESVFVVTGDYTRGVPSMVGRWPVAAFGSECVRQMLANEAYVVHDTHTDPRIGIADLPAYEAAAIRSVICVPLHKVGQFTAAMAVHQKTPRRWTPAEIQLVTTVVGRCWEALERARAAEAEQRLHAEILAERGQLAEVFQHSLSFMAVLRGPALVFERVNDRFSELVGNRDVIGQAVREAVPEVEGQGFFEILDRTYRTGETYVATDARVMLRTKDGELEERILEFVYQAMRDATGAISGILVQGIDLTDHKRAEAELARVTAASERRRRLYETALSNTPDLIYVFDLEHRFTYANEALLAMWGKTWDEAIGLTCSQLGYEPWHAAMHDQEIEQVATTKRPIRGEVPFTGTNGRRIYDYIFAPVFGAQGEIEAVAGTTRDVTDRQAMEQELREADKRKDEFIALLAHELRNPLAPIRNGLQVLRLAGNDATALERTRVMMDRQLSHMVRLVDDLLDASRIGRNKLELRLARVSLSEVLASAIETARPLIDSTGHTLNVSLPTELVPLDADLTRLAQVFSNLLTNSAKYTPRGGQITVSAECNGGEVVVAVRDTGIGIPARSLPSVFDMFSQVDRSIERSTGGLGIGLALVKGLVEMHGGTVTAASEGPGKGSTFAVRLPVPADQSEPLPEPHANAPVPVKHRRRVLVVDDNRDGAESMAEMLGLLGDEVQTAHDGLEAVTAAEEFRPELILMDMGMPKLNGLDATRRIRSHSWGREMIIIALTGWGQENDRERSREAGCDGHLVKPMNFSELDKLLNTLGAKQK; via the coding sequence ATGGCCAAGGAACTCGACCGCGGCGTGCTCACCGGGATCTGGCTCCTCGCCGCCCTCGTCGTTATCAACGCCGGCGTCTCCTACTGGAACACGCGCAAGGTCCACGATGACGCGCGTCAGGTCGCCCACACGCAGGAGGTGCTGACCGCCCTCGGCGCCGTCCGCGCCAGCGCGTGCGACATCGAAGCCGCCCAGCGCACCTTCATTCTGACCGGTGCGGACCGGGACCGTGCGGCGTTTCAGAACGCCGAGGGCCAAACCCGAGCGAAACTCACTCGGCTCACCGAACTCACCGCCGACAACCCCGACCAACAGGCCCGGATCGCGGCCCTCGGCGCCCACGTCGATCGGGCCGTCGATCGGCTCAGCGCGACGGTGGCCGTGCGCGACGCGCGCGGCCTTGAAGCCGCCAGGGAGATCGTCGCGCAGGGCGAAAGCCGCCAACTACTAGACGACGCGGATCGCACCGCCAACGAGATCGAAACCGCCGAGCAAACGCTCCTCCGTGAACGGGCGATCGAAACCGAGCGGGCGTACCTTCACGCGCGCCTGTTCGGTGCCGCGTCCGCGGTATTCGGGCTGACCGCGGTGGGCATGTTCGTTTGGTTGCTCCGGCACGGCACTCGGGCGCGCGAGGCCGCAGCCGCAAAAGTGTGGGAGCAGCGTGAGTGGTTGCGCACCACGCTCGCGAGCATCGGGGACGCTGTCATCGCGACCGATCCCGCGGGGAACATCACGTTCCTCAATTCGGTCGCCGAGACGCTCACCGACTGGCACAACGGCACGGCGGTCGGGCGCCCGCTCACCGAAGTGTTCCGGATCGTCAACGAATCGACCCGCGTGCCGGTCGAGAATCCGGCGCTCCGGGCGCTCAAGTCCGGCACGATCGTCGGGCTCGCGAACCACACGATCCTGATCGCGAAAGACGGAACCGAGTACCCGATCGACGATTCCGCCGCCCCGATCCGGACCCCCGACGGGCGCGTGGTCGGGGCCGTTCTCGTGTTCCGCGACATTACCGAGCGGAAGCGCGAAGAGGGCGAGCGCGAGCGCCTCGCCGAAACGCTCCGGCTCGCCGTGGCCGCCGCGGACCTCGGGACGTGGGACTGGGAGCCCAAAACCGACCGGGTCACCCTCTCCGAGCGCACGATCGAGATTATCGGTGCGGCCCCGGGGCCGAACCACACCCGGGAGTGGATGCGAAGGGTGATTCACCCCGACCATCGGGACCGGGCACGAAATGAGGCCGCGCGCGCCGTATCCACTCGGGCCGATTACGACATCGAGTACCCGCTCGAGCGCGACGCCTCGGTCTGGATTTCGGCCCGCGGGCGCGGCGTATACGACGAGTCCGGGGAGCTGGTCCGGATGCTCGGCGTGGTCCAGGACATCACCACCCAGAAGAACACCGAATCGGCACTGCGCGAGAGCGCGAACCAGCAGCAGTTCCTGGCGGAACTGGCCACGACGACGCAATCGATACCCGGGGCCAGCGAGGTGATGGCCGCCACCGCCCGGCTCCTGGCCGAATACTTGAACGCCGACCGTTGCGCCTACGCGGAAGTGGCCGACGAATCGGTGTTCGTCGTGACGGGCGATTACACACGGGGCGTACCGAGTATGGTCGGGCGCTGGCCGGTCGCGGCCTTCGGCTCCGAGTGCGTGCGCCAGATGCTCGCGAACGAAGCCTACGTCGTTCACGACACGCACACCGACCCGCGGATCGGGATCGCCGACCTGCCCGCATACGAGGCCGCCGCGATTCGCTCTGTGATCTGCGTACCACTTCACAAGGTCGGGCAATTCACGGCGGCGATGGCCGTACACCAGAAAACCCCGCGGCGCTGGACGCCCGCGGAAATTCAGCTCGTCACGACCGTGGTCGGCCGGTGCTGGGAAGCCCTCGAACGCGCGCGAGCGGCCGAAGCCGAGCAGCGGCTCCACGCGGAAATTCTCGCCGAGCGGGGGCAGTTGGCCGAAGTGTTCCAGCACTCGCTCTCGTTCATGGCCGTTCTGCGCGGGCCGGCCCTCGTGTTCGAGCGCGTCAACGACCGTTTTTCCGAACTGGTCGGCAACCGGGACGTGATCGGCCAGGCGGTCCGCGAGGCCGTGCCCGAAGTCGAGGGGCAGGGGTTCTTCGAGATCCTGGATCGCACGTACCGAACCGGAGAAACGTATGTCGCGACGGACGCGCGGGTCATGCTCCGAACCAAGGACGGGGAGCTAGAAGAACGAATTCTGGAGTTTGTTTACCAGGCGATGCGCGACGCGACCGGCGCGATATCCGGCATCCTCGTCCAGGGCATCGACCTGACCGACCACAAGCGCGCGGAGGCCGAACTCGCTCGCGTAACGGCCGCGTCCGAGCGGCGCCGGCGCCTTTACGAGACAGCGCTGTCGAACACCCCGGACCTGATATACGTGTTCGATTTGGAGCACCGGTTCACCTACGCCAACGAAGCCCTGCTCGCGATGTGGGGCAAAACCTGGGACGAGGCAATCGGGCTCACCTGCTCGCAACTCGGGTACGAGCCGTGGCATGCGGCCATGCACGACCAGGAAATCGAGCAAGTGGCGACCACGAAGCGCCCGATCCGCGGGGAAGTGCCGTTCACAGGAACGAACGGGCGCCGGATCTACGACTACATCTTCGCTCCCGTTTTCGGCGCGCAGGGCGAGATCGAAGCGGTCGCCGGCACCACACGCGACGTGACCGACCGGCAAGCAATGGAGCAGGAATTACGGGAGGCCGACAAGCGCAAGGACGAGTTCATCGCGCTCCTGGCGCACGAACTGCGTAACCCGCTAGCCCCGATCCGCAACGGACTGCAAGTCCTGCGCTTGGCAGGAAACGACGCGACCGCCCTGGAGCGCACCCGCGTCATGATGGACCGGCAGCTCTCGCACATGGTGCGCCTAGTCGACGACCTGCTCGATGCGTCCCGGATCGGCCGCAACAAACTGGAACTGCGACTCGCGCGCGTGTCCCTGTCCGAAGTGCTCGCAAGTGCGATCGAAACGGCGCGCCCGCTCATCGATAGCACGGGACACACACTCAATGTCTCGCTCCCGACGGAACTCGTTCCCCTTGATGCCGATTTAACGCGCCTCGCCCAAGTCTTCAGTAACCTGCTGACGAACAGCGCCAAATACACGCCGCGTGGTGGGCAGATTACCGTGTCGGCCGAGTGCAACGGCGGGGAAGTTGTTGTGGCGGTCCGGGACACGGGAATCGGTATTCCCGCCCGGTCGCTCCCCAGCGTCTTCGACATGTTCTCTCAAGTGGATCGATCGATCGAGCGCAGCACGGGCGGCCTCGGCATCGGTCTGGCACTGGTCAAAGGTCTCGTCGAGATGCACGGCGGCACGGTGACGGCTGCGAGCGAGGGACCGGGGAAGGGGAGTACGTTCGCCGTTCGATTACCGGTCCCGGCGGACCAATCAGAACCGCTCCCAGAACCGCACGCAAATGCTCCGGTCCCGGTCAAGCACCGGCGGCGCGTGCTTGTTGTGGACGACAACCGCGACGGGGCCGAGTCGATGGCTGAGATGCTCGGATTGTTGGGAGACGAAGTACAAACTGCGCACGACGGTTTGGAAGCCGTGACCGCGGCCGAAGAGTTCCGGCCCGAACTGATTCTCATGGATATGGG
- a CDS encoding gluconokinase, translating into MIVVLMGVSGSGKSTIGKILAEQLGWTFVEADDYHPPANVEKMRRGQPLTDEDRRPWLHELRDRIDTACARGENVVLACSALKHAYQDYLERNEPACVQYVYLHGSEELIRQRLAARKGHFMNPKLLHSQFETLEPPADAIRVDIAPAPEVIAAEVKKKLGL; encoded by the coding sequence ATGATCGTTGTTCTAATGGGTGTATCGGGTTCGGGTAAATCGACTATCGGCAAGATCCTCGCCGAGCAGCTCGGCTGGACTTTCGTTGAAGCCGACGATTACCACCCGCCCGCGAACGTCGAAAAGATGCGCCGCGGGCAGCCTCTTACGGACGAAGACCGGCGCCCGTGGCTCCACGAACTCCGCGACCGGATTGACACTGCTTGCGCGCGAGGTGAAAACGTCGTTCTGGCCTGTTCCGCGTTGAAGCATGCGTACCAGGACTACCTGGAGCGGAACGAACCAGCGTGTGTGCAGTACGTGTACCTCCACGGTTCGGAAGAACTCATCCGCCAGCGCCTCGCGGCCCGCAAGGGCCACTTCATGAACCCGAAGTTGCTCCACAGCCAGTTCGAGACGCTGGAGCCACCCGCGGACGCGATTCGCGTCGACATCGCCCCCGCGCCCGAAGTAATCGCGGCGGAAGTGAAGAAGAAACTCGGTTTGTGA
- the nusA gene encoding transcription termination factor NusA, protein MAIKKEKEKIDNTGAKILELVDKLHEERKIAKDVIFKGIASAIQVAAERHFQVEEGVFVSIDEATGHIVAKYGDQELDPITLGRIAAQSAKQMIIQKIREAESDTVYNEFTGKKYELLVGTVTRVDAGTAIVSLGKSEALLPRSEQIPGETHHVGERVKAIVMEVRKQGNRVKIVLSRAHPEFVKALFEEEIPEIDERIIDIRAVAREAGYRSKVAVTSIDMKVDAVGACVGVRGSRIKNVIEELNGERIDIVRWNDALQVLIPNALQPAQISDVFTYPRLGRAIVLVTDDQLSLAIGRRGQNVRLASKLVGWDIEIMTHDELAESLERAERWFGQLPNASLELTNVLIEEGFLSYNDITCIDAAGLAEFSGLPEDQADEVVMYAEEYADVMEQSVEDERRQAEEQARVDAEQAQADAEAQAAEGGDGAEGAAAETGEVAEGAEGLASSDVGETSEVSEPEEPAIVSNSSEETETPAPAPSDAEKPAE, encoded by the coding sequence ATGGCGATCAAGAAAGAAAAAGAGAAGATCGACAACACGGGGGCCAAGATCCTCGAGCTCGTCGACAAGCTCCACGAAGAGCGGAAAATCGCCAAGGACGTGATCTTCAAGGGCATCGCGTCCGCGATCCAGGTGGCCGCCGAACGGCACTTCCAGGTGGAAGAGGGTGTGTTCGTCAGCATCGACGAGGCGACCGGTCACATCGTCGCCAAGTACGGGGATCAAGAACTCGATCCGATCACGCTCGGGCGCATCGCGGCGCAGTCGGCCAAGCAGATGATCATTCAGAAGATCCGCGAGGCCGAATCGGACACGGTGTACAACGAGTTCACCGGCAAGAAGTACGAACTGCTCGTCGGCACCGTGACCCGCGTGGACGCCGGTACTGCCATTGTCTCGTTGGGTAAGAGCGAGGCGCTGCTGCCGCGGAGCGAACAGATCCCGGGCGAAACGCACCACGTCGGCGAGCGCGTCAAGGCGATCGTCATGGAAGTGCGCAAGCAGGGCAACCGCGTGAAGATCGTGCTGTCCCGCGCGCACCCGGAGTTCGTGAAGGCGCTCTTCGAGGAAGAGATCCCCGAGATCGACGAGCGCATCATCGACATCCGCGCGGTCGCACGCGAAGCCGGGTACCGGTCCAAGGTGGCGGTCACCTCGATCGACATGAAAGTAGACGCGGTCGGCGCGTGCGTCGGGGTCCGCGGGAGCCGCATCAAGAACGTGATCGAGGAGCTGAACGGCGAGCGCATCGACATCGTGCGCTGGAACGACGCGCTCCAGGTGCTCATCCCCAACGCGCTCCAGCCGGCGCAGATCTCGGACGTGTTCACCTACCCGCGCCTCGGCCGGGCCATCGTGCTCGTGACCGACGACCAACTGTCGCTCGCCATCGGGCGCCGCGGGCAGAACGTGCGGCTCGCGTCCAAGCTCGTGGGCTGGGACATCGAGATCATGACGCACGACGAACTGGCGGAATCGCTGGAGCGCGCCGAGCGCTGGTTCGGGCAGCTCCCGAACGCCTCGCTCGAACTCACGAACGTGCTCATCGAAGAAGGGTTCCTCTCTTACAACGACATCACCTGCATCGACGCGGCCGGGCTCGCCGAGTTCTCGGGGCTCCCCGAGGACCAGGCCGACGAGGTCGTCATGTACGCGGAGGAGTACGCGGACGTGATGGAGCAGAGCGTCGAGGACGAGCGGCGCCAGGCCGAAGAGCAGGCCCGGGTCGACGCGGAACAGGCTCAGGCCGATGCGGAAGCACAGGCGGCCGAGGGCGGCGATGGCGCGGAGGGTGCCGCCGCGGAAACCGGAGAAGTCGCGGAAGGGGCCGAGGGCCTCGCGAGTTCTGATGTTGGGGAAACTTCCGAAGTCTCCGAACCCGAAGAGCCTGCGATCGTCTCTAATTCCAGTGAGGAGACCGAGACCCCGGCGCCCGCGCCTTCCGACGCGGAGAAGCCGGCCGAATGA